In the Candidatus Tisiphia endosymbiont of Melanophora roralis genome, ACAGAGTGGAAGTTAAAGGCATTGAAAATTTTTATAAAGCTGGCAAAAGATCAGTAATTATAGCTAATCATATTTCATATATTGATCCTGCCTTACTTGCAACTTATCTACCTGAAGAAATGACTTTTGCCATTAATACAACTATAGCTAAAGCATTGTGGGTAAGACCATTTCTAAAAATGGCAAAAACACTGCCGGTTGATCCCACTAATGCAATGGCTATAAAAACTTTGATTAGAGAGGTGCAAAAAGATAAAAAAATTGCTATATTTCCCGAAGGAAGAATAAGTATTACTGGTTCCTTAATGAAGATATATGAAGGACCTGGCATGATTGCTGAGAAATCTGATGCGACAATTCTACCTGTAAGAATAGATGGTACACAATTTACTCATTTTTCCAAACTTAAAAATATACTAAAAACACGGATATTTCCTAAGATTACTATCACTATTCTACCACCAGTAAAATTTCCTTCTAAGCCGAATATAGATAATAGGGAAAAGCGTAAATATATAGGTCAGGCTCTTTATGATATCATGGCTGATATGATGTTTGAAAGCTCTGATTATCAAAATACTATATTTCAGTCTCTAATTGAGACAGCAAAAGCTTACGGTTTTAACAAAAAAATAATACAAGATATTGATGATAAATCTGTTACCTATCGCCAATTAATATTGGGATCTTTTACTTTAGCAAATTTAATAAAACAGGATACAGAAGTGGCTGACTATGTAGGTCTTATGCTACCTAATATGGTTGAAACTATGGTTACTTTTTATGCTATGCAAGCCTGCTGCCGTCGACCAGTTATGATTGACTATATGAGTGAGGTGAGCAATATAGTGGCTTCATGTAAAACAACGTCAGTTAAAATGGTATATACTTCAAAACAGTTTGTTGAAAAAGCTGGATTACAGGAAGTGGTGGCAAAAATCTTAGCAGACAATATAAAAATTATTTACCTTGAAGATTTAACACAAAGAATTGGTTTATATTTAAAAATTAAGGCTATTATTGCCAGCTTCTTCCCACAAAGTTATTACAACAACATATGTAGCAGTTATGATGATAATGATCCATCAGTTGTAGTATTTACTTCGGGTATTTCAGCAACAGCTAAAGCTGTAGTATTATCACATAGGAACTTGCAGGCTAATAGATGCCAACTTCTAGCTAAGGTACATTTTAGTCCTGATGATTTTGCCTTTATGGCTTTACCGCTTTTTCACTGTTTTGGTTTATCTGGAACAATAATGATGACACTCAATGCTATACCAGTGTTTCTTTACTCGTCTTCTCTGCATTATAGGAGTATTCCTGAGGTAATATACGATATCGGAGCGACAATTATGTTTGGTACGGATATATTTTTATATGGTTATGCTGTCTATGCTCATCCTTACGATTTTTATTCTATAAGATACGTATTTGCCAGTAGTGAGAAACTGAGAAAAGACACAAGGGAATTATGGCTTGATAAGTTTGGTATAAGAATTTTTGAAGGATATGGTACGTCAGAAACATCTCCAATAATATCTTGTAATACCCCAATGCATTATCGTGCTGGAAGTGTAGGGCGTTTGATGCCTAAAATAGAATATTATATTAGACCAATTCACAATAGACCTCTTGCAGAATTTGCTTCTGCTGAGGAATTTAAAGAAACCACGGAGCTTCGAACCGTAGCGTACTCAAATGTATTTGAAGAGCAGAGTACCGATAGTACGAATAAATTACCAGCAGAAGTAGAGTTTCAAAAGAGATCTAATAGGTCTATTGGAATAGAGGGGATAGGACAACTATTCATCAAAGGACCAAATATTATGCTTGGCTATATGCACTCTAATAA is a window encoding:
- a CDS encoding acyl-[ACP]--phospholipid O-acyltransferase; translated protein: MQSNRLYLFRDTRFLPIFIVQCCGCLNDSLLKNALIILITYKLSSQLVESTQLLVLAANTVFVLPFVIFASIAGQVADRYERSTIVKIIKLFELSIVLFATYGFFDNSLVILFLSIFLMGIHSTFFGPIKYSVLPDHLYRNELLGANGFVEAGTFISILVGTIIGGYYTISGNLIITILIIIAIVGVIASYFMPKSNNSNCEIKINLNLFRESIEMIKYAQAKKQVYLAILGISWFWFISAAILAQIPSLAKNTFGADENVANLFLATFSIGVGVGSFWCSKIFGNEITTKYVFVSAIGISIFGIDLFFASRISAVHYEPEQLKSIFVFLSKKHNWRIIIDLFFISAIAGLYIVPLFAVLQYFSSSAHRSRIIAINNFVNALFMAGSTVILSLLFYWEYSIPSVILFISLLNIVVAYYIYQLIPEVKIVPFAVNRAILKFLFDCMYRVEVKGIENFYKAGKRSVIIANHISYIDPALLATYLPEEMTFAINTTIAKALWVRPFLKMAKTLPVDPTNAMAIKTLIREVQKDKKIAIFPEGRISITGSLMKIYEGPGMIAEKSDATILPVRIDGTQFTHFSKLKNILKTRIFPKITITILPPVKFPSKPNIDNREKRKYIGQALYDIMADMMFESSDYQNTIFQSLIETAKAYGFNKKIIQDIDDKSVTYRQLILGSFTLANLIKQDTEVADYVGLMLPNMVETMVTFYAMQACCRRPVMIDYMSEVSNIVASCKTTSVKMVYTSKQFVEKAGLQEVVAKILADNIKIIYLEDLTQRIGLYLKIKAIIASFFPQSYYNNICSSYDDNDPSVVVFTSGISATAKAVVLSHRNLQANRCQLLAKVHFSPDDFAFMALPLFHCFGLSGTIMMTLNAIPVFLYSSSLHYRSIPEVIYDIGATIMFGTDIFLYGYAVYAHPYDFYSIRYVFASSEKLRKDTRELWLDKFGIRIFEGYGTSETSPIISCNTPMHYRAGSVGRLMPKIEYYIRPIHNRPLAEFASAEEFKETTELRTVAYSNVFEEQSTDSTNKLPAEVEFQKRSNRSIGIEGIGQLFIKGPNIMLGYMHSNNPGIIHPTSSEELGLGWYDTGDIVKIDEDGYLTLLGHIQQFVTIEEVMSLILIEDLANMIDVDSKHVAICPDDDNKDKQIFLLTTSQTINSEKFIEIMHKNSIDSNQKNIPVIIPVKGIPILPIGKVNYRQITKMLENYRKVTKMLK